The following proteins come from a genomic window of Streptomyces sp. Sge12:
- a CDS encoding SWF or SNF family helicase, translating to MSTRDRDRDPYEKTFPALPPAPGRAFARTWWGHAWLRALEDSALDGAQVKQGRRYARSGAVGAVSVRPGGLTAVVRDLDGTAHRTDVLVQEFTEAHWDRLLGLAAAEAGYIAALLDREVPPELAEDAAAAGVELLPGIGDLDPRCDCGEWDHCPHTAALCYQVARLLDQDPFVLLLLRGRGERELVEELEERSTAGAQAPREPVDEGIPAAVVFAAGRARPALPPLPGLPQAPGQPPTLDTETEPEPDLDVDAVEFLAQAAATEAHRRLAEALAPSHADRAPAAPLTLSEDAVRLTAEAGDFRVRSRLAAATGRSRADMELAVRAWGFGAAPGLAALEDDWTPDRSTLARARAALVAAWADGEAPVLRRVRARWTEAGTDRQLRLGREGRWWPYHREAGRWIPSGPSAPDPGSALEADPAR from the coding sequence ATGAGCACCCGGGACCGGGACCGAGACCCGTACGAGAAGACCTTCCCCGCCCTGCCGCCGGCCCCCGGCCGCGCTTTCGCCCGCACCTGGTGGGGCCACGCCTGGCTGCGCGCCCTGGAGGACAGCGCGCTCGACGGGGCGCAGGTCAAGCAGGGCCGCCGGTACGCGCGCTCGGGCGCGGTCGGTGCGGTCTCGGTGCGCCCCGGCGGGCTCACGGCGGTGGTGCGCGACCTGGACGGGACGGCGCACCGGACGGACGTGCTGGTGCAGGAGTTCACGGAGGCGCACTGGGACCGCCTGCTGGGTCTGGCGGCCGCCGAGGCGGGGTACATCGCGGCGCTCCTGGACCGGGAGGTGCCGCCGGAGCTGGCCGAGGACGCGGCGGCCGCCGGGGTGGAGCTGCTGCCGGGCATCGGGGACCTCGATCCGCGCTGCGACTGCGGCGAGTGGGACCACTGCCCGCACACGGCCGCGCTCTGCTACCAGGTGGCCCGGCTGCTGGACCAGGACCCCTTCGTTCTGCTCCTGCTGCGGGGGCGCGGCGAGCGGGAGCTGGTGGAGGAGCTGGAGGAGCGGAGCACGGCGGGGGCGCAGGCTCCGCGGGAGCCCGTCGACGAGGGCATCCCGGCGGCGGTGGTCTTCGCCGCCGGGCGTGCCCGGCCCGCGCTGCCGCCGCTCCCGGGGCTGCCGCAGGCGCCGGGCCAGCCGCCGACGCTGGACACGGAGACCGAACCGGAACCGGACCTCGATGTGGACGCGGTGGAGTTCCTGGCGCAGGCGGCCGCGACCGAAGCCCATCGGCGGCTCGCGGAAGCATTGGCTCCGAGCCACGCCGATCGCGCCCCGGCGGCCCCGCTCACGCTCTCCGAGGACGCCGTACGACTCACGGCCGAGGCCGGTGACTTCCGGGTCAGGTCCCGGCTGGCGGCGGCTACCGGGCGCAGCCGCGCCGACATGGAACTGGCCGTACGCGCCTGGGGCTTCGGCGCGGCCCCGGGCCTCGCGGCGCTGGAGGACGACTGGACGCCGGACCGGAGCACACTGGCCCGCGCCCGTGCGGCCCTGGTCGCGGCGTGGGCGGACGGGGAGGCGCCGGTGCTCCGCCGGGTCCGCGCCCGCTGGACGGAGGCGGGCACCGACCGCCAGCTGCGGCTGGGCCGGGAGGGACGCTGGTGGCCGTACCACCGCGAGGCCGGACGGTGGATCCCGTCGGGCCCCTCGGCCCCGGATCCGGGCTCGGCGCTGGAGGCCGATCCCGCCCGGTGA
- a CDS encoding DEAD/DEAH box helicase gives MLPEISGLIHHCAVFLPADPARNGRIALWRADGAAPRADTGRCDELTVITPDLSRATVVALVLSVDEALPLLTRARSTAAGARASAGAGAAAGAGASAGAEAAAGAGAAAGAGATGTSADGEAAGSSATAFWGAAALLALRFAARGQLLPGLSPTGHDTWRIGPLDASDLAEVRELAAAMPPTAHCVPLTADGPPRLPAPEPLLRAFLDAVADTLPRSPAAPAAAGGPAYAARPPRRHPELRGWAAEVAAGHDAGVRISVRIELDRDPEAGPGAGPDADSGPGTEPGADHEAAPVFRAVLQLHSPADAALVADAAEVWAGSSAAAAAFPPGARMDALRALRRAARLWPPLAPLLGAAVPDSVELADEEVTELLGEAAAALAADGVQVHWPRGLLRDLSARAVLGSPDDTAASTRPSGLLSPGSLLSFSWRHALGDQGDLTRAELDRLAEAKRPLVRLRDRWVLIDPAEARRARARQDRRIAAADALAAVLTGSAEVDGRRVAVEATGPLEGLRARLAADPQEEADALGAPPELRATLRDYQLRGLRWLARMTSLGLGACLADDMGLGKTVTLIALHLHRNRPEDPGTAPDADTGAGTGPDTGTGTGPDTAGPTLVVCPASLLGNWQREIEKFAPGTPVRRFHGPGRSLAGTTGGFVLTTYGTMRLDAPELAATRWGLVVADEAQHVKNPRSSTARALRTIPATARVALTGTPVENDLSELWAVLDWTTPGILGRLGTFRSRFADPVESGRDPQAAARLSALVRPFLLRRKKSDPGIAPELPPKTETDHTVALSREQTSLYEAVVRETLAAISEADGMERRGLVVKLLTSLKQICNHPAHYLREHAPADRGAKESASGTGAAADTGSARSGKLELLDELLDTIVAEGGSALVFTQYVAMARILEKHLAGRGIASQLLHGGTPVPRREELVDRFQAGEVPVFLLSLKAAGTGLNLTRAGHVIHFDRWWNPAVEEQATDRAYRIGQTQPVQVHRIIAEGTVEDRIAQLLARKRALADSVLAGGESALTELTDAELAELVALRPTHAGSER, from the coding sequence GTGCTCCCCGAGATCTCCGGCCTCATCCACCACTGTGCCGTCTTCCTTCCCGCCGACCCGGCCCGCAACGGCCGAATCGCCCTGTGGCGGGCCGACGGCGCGGCGCCCCGTGCCGACACAGGCCGTTGCGACGAGCTCACGGTCATCACCCCCGACCTGAGCCGGGCCACCGTGGTCGCGCTCGTGCTCTCCGTGGACGAGGCCCTGCCCCTGCTCACCCGCGCCCGCTCCACCGCGGCCGGGGCACGGGCCTCAGCCGGCGCCGGGGCAGCGGCTGGGGCCGGGGCCTCTGCCGGAGCCGAGGCCGCGGCTGGGGCCGGGGCAGCGGCTGGGGCCGGGGCGACCGGAACCAGTGCCGACGGCGAGGCCGCCGGTAGCAGCGCCACTGCGTTCTGGGGCGCTGCCGCGCTGCTCGCCCTGCGCTTCGCCGCGCGCGGGCAGTTGCTGCCCGGGCTGAGTCCCACCGGGCACGACACCTGGCGGATCGGCCCGCTGGATGCCTCCGACCTCGCCGAGGTCCGGGAACTGGCCGCCGCGATGCCACCCACCGCCCACTGCGTGCCGCTGACCGCCGACGGGCCGCCCCGGCTGCCCGCGCCGGAGCCGCTGCTGCGGGCCTTCCTCGACGCCGTCGCCGACACCCTCCCGCGTTCCCCCGCCGCTCCCGCGGCCGCCGGTGGGCCGGCCTACGCCGCCCGCCCCCCGCGCCGCCACCCCGAGCTGCGCGGCTGGGCCGCCGAGGTGGCCGCCGGCCACGACGCCGGCGTACGGATCTCCGTACGGATCGAGCTCGACCGGGATCCCGAGGCCGGGCCCGGGGCGGGACCCGACGCCGACTCCGGGCCCGGGACCGAGCCCGGGGCCGACCACGAGGCCGCTCCCGTCTTCCGCGCCGTCCTCCAGTTGCACAGCCCGGCCGACGCCGCCCTCGTCGCCGATGCCGCCGAGGTGTGGGCCGGATCCTCGGCCGCCGCTGCCGCCTTCCCGCCCGGCGCCCGGATGGACGCCCTCCGCGCGCTGCGCCGCGCCGCCCGGCTGTGGCCCCCGCTCGCCCCGCTGCTCGGTGCAGCCGTCCCGGACTCCGTCGAACTCGCCGACGAGGAGGTCACGGAGCTGCTCGGCGAAGCCGCCGCCGCCCTGGCAGCCGACGGGGTCCAGGTGCACTGGCCGCGCGGGCTGCTGCGCGACCTGAGCGCCCGCGCCGTCCTCGGCTCCCCCGACGACACCGCCGCGAGCACCCGGCCCTCCGGGCTGCTGTCCCCCGGCTCCCTGCTCTCCTTCAGCTGGCGCCACGCCCTCGGAGACCAGGGCGATCTGACCCGTGCCGAGCTCGACCGGCTCGCCGAGGCGAAGCGCCCCCTGGTCCGGCTGCGCGACCGGTGGGTCCTGATCGACCCGGCCGAGGCCCGCCGGGCCCGCGCCCGCCAGGACCGCAGGATCGCGGCCGCGGACGCGCTGGCCGCCGTACTCACCGGGTCGGCCGAGGTCGACGGCAGGCGGGTCGCCGTAGAGGCAACCGGTCCGCTGGAGGGACTGCGGGCCCGCCTGGCCGCCGACCCGCAGGAGGAGGCCGACGCCCTCGGTGCGCCGCCGGAACTGCGCGCCACCCTGCGCGACTACCAGCTGCGCGGCCTGCGCTGGCTGGCCCGGATGACCTCGCTCGGCCTGGGCGCCTGCCTCGCCGACGACATGGGCCTCGGCAAGACCGTCACCCTCATCGCGCTCCACCTGCACCGCAACCGCCCGGAGGACCCGGGCACCGCCCCCGATGCCGACACCGGCGCCGGCACCGGCCCGGACACCGGCACCGGCACCGGCCCGGACACCGCCGGGCCCACCCTGGTGGTGTGCCCGGCCTCGCTGCTGGGCAACTGGCAGCGGGAGATCGAGAAGTTCGCGCCGGGCACACCCGTACGCCGCTTCCACGGTCCGGGCCGCAGCCTCGCCGGCACGACCGGAGGCTTCGTCCTCACCACCTACGGCACCATGCGCCTGGACGCGCCCGAACTCGCCGCCACCCGCTGGGGCTTGGTCGTCGCCGACGAGGCCCAGCACGTGAAGAACCCGCGTTCCTCCACCGCGCGGGCCCTGCGCACCATCCCGGCCACGGCCCGCGTGGCCCTCACCGGCACGCCCGTCGAGAACGACCTCTCCGAGCTGTGGGCCGTCCTCGACTGGACCACGCCCGGGATCCTGGGCCGCCTCGGCACCTTCCGCTCCCGCTTCGCCGACCCCGTCGAGAGCGGCCGTGACCCGCAGGCGGCCGCCCGGCTGTCCGCGCTCGTCCGGCCGTTCCTGCTGCGCCGCAAGAAGTCCGACCCGGGCATCGCGCCCGAGCTGCCGCCCAAGACCGAGACCGACCACACCGTCGCCCTCAGCCGCGAACAGACCTCCCTCTACGAGGCCGTCGTACGCGAGACACTCGCCGCCATCTCGGAGGCGGACGGGATGGAGCGGCGCGGTCTGGTGGTCAAGCTGCTGACCTCCCTCAAGCAGATCTGCAACCACCCGGCCCACTACCTGCGCGAACACGCCCCGGCGGATCGCGGCGCCAAGGAGTCCGCAAGCGGCACGGGCGCCGCCGCCGACACCGGCTCCGCCCGCTCCGGGAAGCTGGAGCTGCTCGACGAACTCCTCGACACGATCGTGGCGGAGGGCGGTTCGGCCCTCGTCTTCACCCAGTACGTGGCGATGGCCAGGATCCTGGAGAAGCACCTCGCCGGGCGCGGGATCGCTTCGCAGCTGCTGCACGGCGGGACGCCGGTGCCGCGCCGCGAGGAGCTGGTCGACCGGTTCCAGGCGGGCGAGGTCCCGGTCTTCCTGCTGTCGCTGAAGGCGGCGGGCACCGGCCTGAACCTCACCCGGGCCGGGCACGTCATCCACTTCGACCGCTGGTGGAACCCGGCCGTCGAGGAACAGGCCACCGACCGCGCCTACCGCATCGGCCAGACCCAGCCCGTACAGGTCCACCGGATCATCGCCGAGGGCACCGTCGAGGACCGCATCGCACAGCTCCTGGCACGCAAGCGGGCCCTCGCCGACTCCGTCCTCGCGGGCGGCGAGAGCGCGTTGACCGAACTGACCGATGCCGAACTGGCCGAGCTCGTGGCATTGCGCCCGACGCACGCGGGGAGTGAGCGATGA